Proteins encoded together in one Halorubellus sp. JP-L1 window:
- a CDS encoding DUF4129 domain-containing protein — MERRGVVVGVLAVVAVALAAGAVAPASPQAPSAAGGGASIGSPGATGVALGGVLWLVALAALIAGGVALAVARLRDGGDGGERVRRRFVALVLGVATLVAGVLLVAVRAFGDGEGPRRQENLGAPLVQGTPEASTATGGPGPGVVLAVLLALALAAVAVVAYRRVRSDDATESASTDEAAAAVSTTDSEADAAALGSAAGRAASHLDGSGSPPENEVVRAWFELASVLPVARPASSTPREFAAAATAAGVDAEDVAELAALFEAVRYGDRDADGERARRAVAALERIETAHGDGSDRSSAGETDEAAGESP, encoded by the coding sequence ATGGAGCGTCGTGGGGTGGTCGTCGGCGTGCTCGCGGTGGTGGCGGTCGCGCTCGCGGCGGGTGCGGTGGCGCCGGCGTCGCCGCAGGCGCCGTCGGCGGCGGGTGGTGGCGCGTCGATCGGGAGTCCTGGAGCGACTGGGGTCGCGCTCGGTGGCGTGCTGTGGCTGGTGGCGCTCGCGGCGCTGATCGCGGGGGGCGTCGCGCTGGCGGTCGCGCGATTGCGAGACGGTGGGGATGGGGGCGAGCGGGTGCGGCGGCGGTTCGTCGCGCTCGTCCTCGGCGTGGCGACGCTGGTCGCGGGCGTCCTCCTCGTCGCGGTCCGCGCGTTCGGCGACGGCGAGGGACCGCGCCGCCAGGAGAACTTGGGTGCGCCGCTCGTGCAGGGCACGCCCGAGGCGTCGACGGCGACCGGTGGACCGGGGCCGGGCGTCGTGCTCGCGGTCCTCCTCGCACTCGCCCTCGCCGCCGTGGCCGTAGTCGCGTATCGTCGAGTCCGCAGCGACGACGCGACCGAGTCGGCGTCGACGGACGAGGCGGCAGCGGCGGTCTCGACGACCGATAGTGAGGCCGACGCGGCGGCGCTGGGGTCGGCGGCGGGCCGGGCGGCGTCGCACCTCGATGGCTCGGGGTCGCCGCCGGAGAACGAGGTAGTGCGGGCGTGGTTCGAACTCGCGTCGGTCCTGCCGGTCGCGCGGCCGGCGTCGTCGACGCCCCGGGAGTTCGCGGCGGCCGCGACGGCCGCTGGCGTCGACGCCGAGGACGTCGCCGAACTCGCGGCGCTGTTCGAGGCGGTCCGGTACGGCGACCGGGACGCCGACGGCGAGCGAGCGCGGCGCGCGGTCGCGGCGCTGGAACGAATCGAGACCGCGCACGGCGACGGGAGCGACCGCAGTAGTGCTGGCGAGACCGACGAAGCCGCGGGTGAGTCGCCGTGA
- the thrS gene encoding threonine--tRNA ligase, translating into MSQSESESQITVVLPDGSELSVPEEASVEDVAYEIGPGLGRDTVAGKIDGDLVAKEEPVYDGAEIEIVTDGSDEYRRVLRHSAAHVLAQAVLREHPDAKLAIGPPTEEGFYYDFDDLDVDEGDLPAIVEEMEAIVESDYEIEREVVSVEEAEDRLADQPYKLELLEELATADETVTFYSQGEFEDLCAGPHVESTGAIEAFDLREIAAAYWRGDEDNEMLTRVYGTAFEKESQLEDFLDRKREAERRDHRKIGQQMNLFSIQDVTGPGLPLYHPPGKTVLRELSAFIEALNLDAGYEYVETPHVFKTDLWKRSGHYDNYEDDMFLFDVGDDEYGLKPMNCPGHAAIFQDHSWSYRELPVRYAEDGKVYRKEQRGELSGLSRVWSFTIDDGHLFVRPDQIEQEVEQIMDAIDVVLETFELDYEVALATRPEKSMGSDEIWERAESILERVLDSHGEEYVVEEGDGAFYGPKIDFAFEDALGRKWDGPTVQLDFNMPERFDLSYVGEDNEQHRPVVIHRGIYGSYERFFMVLIEHFEGKFPFWLAPEQVRVLPISDDNLDYAYEVAEEFDEFRVEVSTRDATLERKIRQAHDDRVPYQIIVGDDEEADGNVAVRDRKERQEFDVDREAFLEHLQAENAEKRLNPDFLAD; encoded by the coding sequence ATGTCACAGTCAGAATCAGAGTCACAGATAACGGTCGTCCTCCCGGACGGGTCGGAGCTGTCCGTCCCCGAGGAGGCGTCCGTTGAAGACGTCGCGTACGAGATCGGGCCGGGCCTCGGCCGAGACACGGTCGCCGGGAAGATAGACGGCGACCTGGTCGCGAAGGAGGAACCCGTGTACGACGGCGCGGAGATCGAGATCGTCACGGACGGCAGCGACGAGTACCGGCGGGTGCTCCGGCACTCGGCGGCGCACGTCCTCGCGCAAGCGGTCCTGCGCGAGCACCCGGACGCGAAGCTCGCGATCGGGCCGCCGACCGAGGAGGGCTTCTACTACGACTTCGACGACCTCGACGTCGACGAGGGCGACCTGCCGGCGATCGTCGAGGAGATGGAGGCGATCGTCGAGTCGGACTACGAGATCGAGCGGGAGGTCGTCTCCGTCGAGGAGGCCGAGGACCGTCTCGCGGACCAACCGTACAAGCTAGAGCTGCTCGAGGAGCTCGCCACGGCGGACGAGACGGTGACGTTCTACTCGCAGGGCGAGTTCGAGGACCTCTGTGCGGGCCCGCACGTCGAGTCGACGGGCGCGATCGAGGCGTTCGACCTCCGCGAGATCGCCGCGGCGTACTGGCGCGGCGACGAGGACAACGAGATGCTGACGCGCGTGTACGGGACGGCGTTCGAGAAGGAGAGTCAGCTCGAGGACTTCCTGGACCGCAAGCGCGAGGCCGAGCGTCGCGATCACCGGAAGATCGGCCAGCAGATGAACCTGTTCTCCATCCAGGACGTGACGGGGCCCGGGCTGCCGCTGTATCATCCGCCGGGGAAGACGGTGCTCCGGGAGCTCTCGGCGTTCATAGAGGCCCTGAACCTGGACGCGGGCTACGAGTACGTGGAGACGCCGCACGTGTTCAAGACGGACCTCTGGAAGCGCTCCGGGCACTACGACAACTACGAGGACGACATGTTCCTCTTCGACGTCGGCGACGACGAGTACGGCCTGAAGCCGATGAACTGCCCGGGTCACGCGGCGATCTTCCAGGATCACTCGTGGAGTTACCGCGAGCTTCCCGTTCGGTACGCGGAGGACGGGAAGGTGTACCGGAAGGAGCAGCGCGGCGAGCTCTCGGGGCTCTCGCGCGTGTGGTCGTTCACGATCGACGACGGCCACCTGTTCGTGCGACCGGACCAGATCGAGCAGGAGGTCGAGCAGATCATGGACGCGATCGACGTGGTGCTGGAGACGTTCGAACTCGACTACGAGGTTGCGTTGGCGACGCGCCCGGAGAAGTCGATGGGGAGCGACGAGATCTGGGAGCGCGCGGAGTCGATCCTCGAGCGCGTCCTCGACTCGCACGGGGAGGAGTACGTCGTCGAGGAGGGCGACGGGGCGTTCTACGGGCCGAAGATCGACTTCGCGTTCGAAGACGCTTTGGGGCGGAAGTGGGACGGGCCGACGGTCCAGTTGGACTTCAACATGCCCGAGCGCTTCGACCTGAGCTACGTCGGCGAGGACAACGAGCAGCATCGGCCGGTCGTCATCCATCGCGGCATCTACGGGAGCTACGAGCGGTTCTTCATGGTGCTCATCGAGCACTTCGAGGGGAAGTTCCCGTTCTGGCTGGCGCCCGAGCAGGTGCGCGTGCTCCCGATCAGCGACGACAACCTCGACTACGCGTACGAGGTCGCCGAGGAGTTCGACGAGTTCCGCGTGGAGGTGTCGACGCGGGACGCGACGCTCGAACGGAAGATCCGGCAGGCCCACGACGATCGCGTGCCGTACCAGATCATCGTCGGCGACGACGAGGAGGCCGACGGCAACGTCGCGGTGCGCGACCGGAAGGAACGCCAGGAGTTCGACGTCGACCGCGAGGCGTTCCTCGAGCACTTGCAGGCGGAGAACGCCGAGAAGCGACTGAACCCGGACTTCCTCGCGGACTGA
- a CDS encoding proline dehydrogenase family protein, producing the protein MIPPIASRFVAGETPAEALDHARALDDDDVNVILNLLGEHYDERAPAEADADAYVDLVADIGDSDLGACVSVKPSQIGLDVGEETFRELLERVVEAGDEHGVFVWVDMEDRHTTDATLDAFEDFARKYAGGVGLCVQANLKRTPEDLERLVDVPGKIRLVKGAYDEPKAVAYKQKAKVNEAYRDLLEFMFEAFEDGIAVGSHDPAMIEYAKELHDEHGTPYEVQMLMGVREDAQRDLAADGVEVWQYAPYGDKWLQYFYRRVRERKENVLFAARAVLGI; encoded by the coding sequence ATGATTCCGCCCATAGCGAGCCGGTTCGTCGCCGGGGAGACGCCCGCGGAAGCACTCGACCACGCACGAGCGCTCGACGACGACGACGTCAACGTCATCCTGAACCTCCTCGGCGAGCACTACGACGAACGCGCGCCTGCCGAAGCGGACGCCGACGCGTACGTCGACCTCGTCGCCGACATCGGCGACAGCGACCTCGGCGCGTGCGTGTCCGTGAAGCCCTCCCAGATCGGGCTGGACGTCGGCGAGGAGACGTTCCGCGAACTCCTGGAGCGGGTCGTCGAGGCCGGCGACGAGCACGGCGTCTTCGTGTGGGTCGACATGGAGGACCGGCACACGACGGACGCGACGCTCGACGCGTTCGAGGACTTCGCGCGGAAGTACGCGGGCGGCGTCGGGCTCTGCGTGCAGGCGAACCTGAAGCGGACGCCCGAGGACCTCGAGCGCCTCGTCGACGTCCCCGGGAAGATCCGGCTCGTCAAGGGTGCGTACGACGAACCGAAGGCCGTCGCCTACAAGCAGAAGGCGAAGGTGAACGAGGCGTACCGCGACCTCCTCGAGTTCATGTTCGAGGCGTTCGAGGATGGCATCGCGGTCGGCAGCCACGACCCCGCGATGATCGAGTACGCGAAGGAACTGCACGACGAGCACGGCACGCCCTACGAGGTCCAGATGCTCATGGGCGTCCGCGAGGACGCCCAGCGTGACCTCGCCGCCGACGGCGTCGAGGTCTGGCAGTACGCGCCCTACGGCGACAAGTGGCTCCAGTACTTCTACCGGCGAGTGCGAGAGCGCAAGGAGAACGTCCTGTTCGCGGCCCGCGCCGTCCTCGGCATCTGA
- a CDS encoding electron transfer flavoprotein subunit beta/FixA family protein: protein MKVLVTVKEVAAVEDEFQIDGTAIDEAYLEYDLNEWDDYAIEEGVQISESVDDVEVVSVTIGPERSEETIRMALAKGADRAIRVWDDSLEGAELLDVEAKTDILAAVVEEEQPDLVLSGVQADDDGFGATGVSLADEVGFEWAAVVNDLDLDVDEGVASVHRELEGGVEELTDVELPAVLTIQTGINEPRYASLRGIRQAQRKEIAPMTLDDLGLGAEVADSDLDIVDMYEPESESDAVIFEGSAEDSAGELAAVLRDGGVGQ from the coding sequence ATGAAGGTTCTCGTCACCGTCAAGGAGGTAGCTGCCGTCGAAGACGAATTCCAGATCGACGGGACAGCTATCGACGAGGCGTACCTCGAGTACGACCTCAACGAGTGGGACGACTACGCCATCGAGGAAGGCGTTCAGATCAGCGAGTCCGTGGACGACGTGGAGGTCGTCTCGGTCACGATCGGCCCGGAGCGGTCCGAGGAGACCATCCGGATGGCGCTCGCGAAGGGCGCGGATCGCGCGATTCGCGTGTGGGACGACTCCCTGGAGGGCGCGGAGCTCCTGGACGTGGAGGCGAAGACGGACATCCTCGCCGCGGTCGTCGAGGAGGAACAGCCGGATCTCGTGCTCTCGGGCGTGCAGGCGGACGACGACGGGTTCGGGGCGACGGGCGTGTCGCTCGCGGACGAGGTCGGGTTCGAGTGGGCGGCGGTCGTGAACGACCTGGACCTGGACGTCGACGAGGGCGTCGCGAGCGTGCACCGCGAGCTCGAGGGTGGCGTCGAGGAGCTCACGGACGTCGAGCTGCCGGCGGTCCTGACGATCCAGACGGGGATCAACGAGCCGCGGTACGCGAGCCTCCGTGGGATCCGGCAGGCCCAGCGCAAGGAGATCGCGCCGATGACGCTCGACGATCTCGGTCTCGGTGCCGAGGTCGCCGATTCCGACCTCGACATCGTGGACATGTACGAGCCCGAGAGCGAGAGCGACGCCGTGATCTTCGAGGGGAGCGCGGAGGATTCCGCGGGAGAGCTTGCGGCGGTTCTTCGTGACGGAGGTGTCGGCCAATGA
- a CDS encoding CDP-2,3-bis-(O-geranylgeranyl)-sn-glycerol synthase — MNLVAAVVVAFWAMLPAYVPNNAAVLFGGGRPIDGGRTWGGRRVLGDGKTWRGTVAGTATGVALALGLSALAPAASDAVGVSVPRFPLAAAVALSFGAMLGDVLASLLKRRSGRERGAAFPGLDQLDFVVVALVLAAVVAPSWFGDVFTLPVLAVVVVLTPLLHVGTNVLAYQLGLKDEPW, encoded by the coding sequence ATGAATCTGGTTGCGGCGGTCGTCGTGGCGTTCTGGGCGATGCTGCCGGCGTACGTCCCGAACAACGCGGCCGTCCTGTTCGGTGGTGGACGACCGATCGACGGCGGTCGGACGTGGGGTGGGCGTCGCGTGCTCGGGGACGGGAAGACGTGGCGGGGGACGGTCGCGGGGACGGCGACCGGCGTGGCGCTCGCGCTCGGGCTGTCGGCGCTGGCGCCGGCGGCGAGCGACGCGGTGGGCGTCTCCGTGCCGCGGTTCCCGCTCGCGGCGGCGGTCGCGCTGTCGTTCGGCGCGATGCTCGGGGACGTCCTGGCGTCGCTCCTCAAGCGCCGGTCCGGTCGCGAGCGCGGTGCGGCGTTCCCCGGACTCGACCAGTTGGACTTCGTGGTGGTCGCGCTCGTGCTCGCGGCGGTGGTCGCGCCGTCGTGGTTCGGCGACGTGTTCACGCTCCCGGTGCTCGCGGTGGTCGTGGTGCTCACGCCGCTCCTGCACGTCGGGACGAACGTCCTCGCCTACCAGCTTGGATTGAAGGACGAACCCTGGTAA
- the pyrE gene encoding orotate phosphoribosyltransferase yields the protein MTNDDLIEALVAADAVQFGEFELAHGGTSEYYVDKYLFETNPEPLALIGEAFAARLEGETPAGVALGGVPLVVATALSAEVPYVIARKSQKEYGTANLVEGRLDEGEEVVVVEDIATTGQSAVDAVEALRDAGAVVNRALVVVDRQEGGTENLADVGVELEALVTADELLAHVDE from the coding sequence ATGACGAACGACGACCTCATCGAGGCGCTGGTGGCGGCGGACGCGGTGCAGTTCGGGGAGTTCGAGCTCGCCCACGGCGGGACGAGCGAGTACTACGTGGACAAGTACCTGTTCGAGACGAACCCGGAGCCGCTCGCGCTCATCGGCGAGGCGTTCGCGGCGCGACTCGAGGGAGAGACGCCGGCGGGAGTGGCACTCGGCGGCGTGCCCCTGGTGGTGGCGACGGCGCTGTCGGCGGAGGTGCCGTACGTGATCGCGCGGAAGAGCCAGAAGGAGTACGGGACGGCGAACCTCGTCGAGGGTCGTCTCGACGAGGGCGAGGAGGTCGTGGTCGTGGAGGACATCGCGACGACCGGCCAGTCCGCGGTGGACGCGGTCGAGGCGCTCCGGGACGCGGGTGCGGTCGTGAATCGCGCGCTCGTCGTCGTCGACCGACAGGAAGGGGGGACCGAGAACCTCGCGGACGTCGGCGTGGAACTTGAGGCGCTCGTGACCGCCGACGAACTGCTCGCGCACGTCGACGAGTAG
- a CDS encoding DUF58 domain-containing protein: MGVGVGALAIAAAVAADAVAASWAGVLAPLSAAVAVVAAAWVAYGDAGGHLGPLPAVESSVASDPPGARLNVALGSLVGREHVQLTPRGIRDALRRAATAVVAVRDGVPAEAARARVDDGSWTTDGVAARFLADEWTLPGDSLRKRVGRGLGVGDDRPVVVAARHAADAVAARAGLHDDGPAGSEGVGGGAVDGGDAPAGSWFPPSPGAGSSPHTVSLPESVNGGTSVDGESDDETRTRRRERARTGRFRGASAFALVALGVGTFAGSPAAAFAGAVAVGYVAWGRATSVPAVSLAVDREFSTTLPEPGESVTVSVRVENVGDATLPECRLVDGVPAALSVVDGRARAHCSLAPDETVAFEYDVVARRGVHAYEAVLAVVRDRAGAVEERHVVPAPGQLACVPALARSTRSVPLREHTTQYAGDVTTNGGGAGQEFFQTREYRRGDPLARVDWNRFARTGDLATMEFREERAASIVLVVDGRAAGYVAPDPEGPHALDRAVDAAGVLYDSLVADGNPVGVAAVSTSECWLAPGSSREHRERVRELLGTHPALSPVPAARNLRVNRSVDRLRRRIPDGAQVFFLTPLCDDRAARIARRFEAGGRAVTVVSPDPTLAETPSHRLARVGRRLRVTGLRGAGVRVVDWSWDEPLGAALSRTTVRGEER; encoded by the coding sequence GTGGGGGTCGGCGTCGGTGCGCTCGCGATCGCGGCCGCGGTCGCGGCGGACGCGGTCGCGGCGTCGTGGGCGGGCGTGCTCGCGCCGCTGTCGGCGGCGGTGGCGGTCGTCGCGGCGGCGTGGGTGGCGTACGGCGACGCCGGCGGCCACCTCGGGCCGCTGCCGGCGGTGGAGTCGTCGGTCGCGAGCGACCCGCCGGGCGCGCGGTTGAACGTCGCGCTCGGGTCGCTCGTCGGCCGCGAGCACGTGCAGTTGACGCCGCGCGGGATTCGCGACGCGCTGCGGCGGGCGGCGACGGCAGTCGTCGCGGTCCGCGATGGCGTGCCCGCCGAAGCGGCGCGAGCGCGCGTCGACGACGGGTCGTGGACGACCGACGGCGTCGCCGCGCGCTTCCTCGCGGACGAGTGGACGCTTCCCGGCGACTCGCTCCGGAAGCGGGTCGGGCGCGGGCTCGGCGTCGGCGACGACCGGCCGGTCGTGGTCGCGGCCCGGCACGCGGCGGACGCGGTCGCGGCGCGCGCCGGCCTCCACGACGACGGCCCGGCTGGTTCCGAAGGCGTCGGTGGTGGCGCGGTCGACGGCGGCGACGCACCGGCGGGGTCGTGGTTCCCGCCGTCGCCGGGCGCCGGTTCCTCCCCGCACACCGTCTCGCTCCCCGAGTCCGTGAACGGCGGGACTTCCGTGGATGGCGAGAGCGACGACGAGACGCGGACGAGGCGGCGGGAGCGCGCTCGCACCGGCCGGTTCCGGGGGGCGAGCGCGTTCGCGCTCGTCGCGCTCGGGGTCGGGACGTTCGCGGGGTCGCCGGCGGCCGCATTCGCCGGCGCGGTCGCGGTCGGGTACGTCGCGTGGGGGCGGGCGACGTCGGTGCCGGCGGTGTCGCTCGCGGTCGACCGCGAGTTCTCGACGACGCTGCCCGAGCCCGGCGAGTCGGTGACGGTGTCGGTCCGCGTCGAGAACGTCGGCGACGCGACGCTCCCGGAGTGTCGGCTGGTCGACGGCGTGCCCGCGGCGCTGTCGGTCGTCGACGGTCGCGCTCGCGCGCACTGCTCGCTCGCGCCGGACGAGACGGTCGCGTTCGAGTACGACGTCGTCGCACGCCGCGGCGTCCACGCGTACGAGGCGGTACTCGCGGTCGTCCGGGACCGCGCGGGCGCGGTCGAGGAACGGCACGTCGTCCCGGCTCCCGGCCAACTCGCGTGCGTGCCGGCGCTGGCGAGGTCGACCCGATCCGTGCCGCTACGCGAGCACACGACGCAGTACGCGGGCGACGTGACGACGAACGGGGGCGGTGCCGGCCAGGAGTTCTTCCAGACGCGCGAGTACCGCCGCGGCGACCCGCTCGCTCGCGTCGACTGGAACCGGTTCGCGCGAACGGGCGATCTGGCGACGATGGAGTTCCGCGAGGAGCGCGCGGCGTCGATCGTGCTCGTCGTCGACGGCCGGGCCGCGGGCTACGTCGCCCCGGACCCCGAGGGTCCGCACGCGCTCGACCGCGCGGTCGACGCCGCCGGCGTGCTCTACGACTCGCTGGTCGCGGACGGGAACCCCGTCGGAGTGGCGGCGGTGTCGACGAGCGAGTGCTGGCTCGCGCCGGGATCGAGCCGCGAGCACCGCGAGCGCGTCCGGGAACTCCTCGGGACGCATCCGGCGTTGTCGCCGGTGCCCGCGGCCCGGAACCTCCGCGTGAACCGGTCGGTCGATCGGCTCCGGCGACGCATCCCCGACGGCGCGCAGGTGTTCTTCCTGACGCCGCTGTGCGACGACCGCGCGGCCCGTATCGCGCGCCGGTTCGAGGCCGGCGGGCGCGCGGTCACGGTCGTGAGCCCCGACCCGACGCTCGCGGAGACGCCGAGTCACCGGCTGGCGCGCGTCGGCCGCCGCCTGCGCGTGACGGGCCTGCGCGGGGCCGGCGTCCGGGTCGTGGACTGGTCCTGGGACGAACCGCTCGGCGCCGCGCTCTCGCGGACGACGGTCCGAGGTGAGGAGCGATGA
- a CDS encoding DUF502 domain-containing protein yields MSSWKRDFASGLIVILPVLVSAYVIAYLYGIVSQVTPEFVDAELLQEFNVPETYVSAIQQPIQVFLVLMVFLVLVLAVGYLMRTTAGGLFEGVIDDVANRVPGLRVVYNASKMAAETALGGTDSLQTPVKIEPWSGMRMTAFKTGKSTDDGRVVLFLPTAPNITTGFVIEVHPEDITETDENVEDALTRILSAGFGDSETMGGTVDIEDLTGRSDDEAET; encoded by the coding sequence ATGTCCTCCTGGAAACGGGACTTCGCCTCGGGCCTCATCGTCATCCTACCCGTGCTCGTCTCCGCGTACGTCATCGCCTACCTCTACGGCATCGTCTCGCAGGTGACACCGGAGTTCGTCGACGCGGAACTCCTCCAAGAGTTCAACGTCCCCGAGACGTACGTCTCGGCGATCCAACAGCCAATCCAGGTGTTCCTCGTGCTGATGGTGTTCCTCGTGCTCGTCCTCGCAGTGGGGTACCTGATGCGGACGACCGCCGGCGGACTGTTCGAGGGCGTCATCGACGACGTCGCGAACCGCGTCCCCGGCCTCCGCGTCGTCTACAACGCGTCGAAGATGGCGGCGGAGACCGCACTCGGCGGAACGGACTCGCTACAGACGCCCGTGAAGATCGAGCCGTGGAGTGGCATGCGGATGACGGCGTTCAAGACGGGGAAGTCGACGGACGACGGACGCGTCGTGTTGTTCCTCCCGACGGCGCCGAACATCACGACCGGGTTCGTCATCGAGGTCCACCCCGAGGACATCACGGAGACGGACGAGAACGTCGAAGACGCACTCACGCGCATCCTCTCCGCCGGATTCGGCGATTCGGAGACGATGGGCGGAACCGTCGACATCGAGGACTTGACGGGCAGGAGCGACGACGAAGCGGAGACGTGA
- a CDS encoding DolP-mannose mannosyltransferase produces the protein MAYARSAIPPAFERVRDAVAASQRRVDAWLAGRWRAVLVVVAAIAQGLSAWRVLSLPGRPHLRDSRIFEYVGWQVARGTTLYVETFEVKPPLSFETTAALSLLAGDDQLLYHYLTVVATCVAAVCVVVLVGELAHDVTGEPAAAVAAGLSLYVLPLFALRSGFGFKAKYFVLATGLLAVWFAQRERDGLAGAAAAASVGYWQVALVFPVVVLAFATGRGRRAVGRVVLGGAVVSALVLAPVLLAGVDGVVAMLNQTVLVTAYAAEDGSVLDRAVRVPNMLWWGRGLFAVGALGLGLAATRDRDSAWWAAVCGAWFLAVAVAFDLDAAPDLFPSLAFLGVGIALVAARVGPAGRGVVLAAVAAVVVLNVGFLGGFGVVAEPMTLSTESPPVADPDDVDAPYSTAEHHALLWHGIPADTCHVFFGPTQEAWVDAVEGSPTEERCRTTFP, from the coding sequence ATGGCGTACGCTCGTTCCGCGATCCCGCCCGCGTTCGAGCGAGTCCGCGACGCTGTCGCGGCGAGTCAGCGGCGCGTCGACGCCTGGCTCGCGGGGCGCTGGCGCGCGGTCCTCGTGGTCGTGGCGGCGATCGCGCAGGGGCTGTCGGCGTGGCGCGTGCTCTCGCTCCCGGGGCGTCCGCACCTCAGGGATTCGCGGATCTTCGAGTACGTCGGCTGGCAGGTCGCTCGCGGAACGACGCTGTACGTGGAGACGTTCGAGGTGAAGCCGCCGCTGTCGTTCGAGACCACCGCGGCGCTGTCGCTACTCGCCGGCGACGACCAGTTGCTCTACCACTACCTGACCGTCGTCGCGACGTGCGTGGCGGCGGTGTGCGTCGTCGTCCTCGTCGGCGAACTCGCGCACGACGTCACGGGCGAGCCCGCTGCTGCGGTCGCCGCCGGCCTGTCCCTGTACGTCCTCCCGCTGTTCGCGCTCCGCTCGGGGTTCGGGTTCAAGGCGAAGTACTTCGTGCTCGCGACCGGCCTGCTCGCCGTGTGGTTCGCGCAGCGAGAGCGCGACGGGCTGGCGGGCGCGGCGGCGGCGGCGAGCGTCGGCTACTGGCAGGTCGCGCTCGTCTTCCCCGTCGTCGTGCTCGCGTTCGCGACGGGACGCGGTCGGCGAGCGGTTGGACGCGTCGTCCTCGGGGGCGCGGTCGTCTCCGCGCTCGTGCTCGCGCCCGTGCTGCTCGCGGGCGTCGACGGCGTCGTCGCGATGCTGAACCAGACCGTCCTCGTGACGGCGTACGCCGCCGAGGACGGGAGCGTCCTCGACCGCGCGGTTCGCGTCCCGAACATGCTCTGGTGGGGTCGCGGCCTGTTCGCGGTCGGCGCGCTCGGTCTCGGGCTGGCGGCGACCCGCGACCGCGACAGCGCCTGGTGGGCCGCGGTCTGCGGCGCGTGGTTCCTCGCGGTCGCGGTCGCGTTCGACCTGGACGCCGCCCCGGACCTGTTCCCGTCGCTCGCGTTCCTCGGCGTCGGCATCGCGCTCGTCGCCGCCCGCGTCGGTCCCGCCGGTCGCGGCGTCGTGCTCGCGGCCGTCGCCGCCGTCGTCGTCCTCAACGTCGGGTTCCTCGGCGGGTTCGGCGTCGTCGCCGAGCCGATGACGCTCTCGACGGAGTCGCCGCCGGTCGCCGACCCCGACGACGTCGACGCGCCGTACTCGACCGCCGAACACCACGCGCTCCTCTGGCACGGCATCCCCGCCGACACCTGCCACGTCTTCTTCGGCCCGACACAGGAGGCGTGGGTGGACGCCGTCGAGGGGTCGCCGACGGAGGAGCGCTGTCGGACGACGTTCCCCTGA
- a CDS encoding electron transfer flavoprotein subunit alpha/FixB family protein — protein sequence MSDVLAVAEHRRGELRDVSYELVTVGSQLADATGGDLHVAVVSGDVDRYAEELDVEGVDTIHTVEDGEEFNHDVYAQVVEQLYDAVDPQVLLTPNSVNGLDYGPAVANALDLTYVSDAVDVELEGSTLTATREMYGGKVETTTEVEADAVAVSIRSAEWPATEAAGDAVVESFDATIDESAVKSTVTGFEEVGGGDVDITEADVLVSVGRGIEEEENLDLVRDLADALDATLSSSRPIVDNGWLPKNRQVGQSGKVVTPEFYIAIGISGAVQHVAGMKGAENIVAINTDPNAPIFDIADYGIVDDLFDVVPALIEEFEG from the coding sequence ATGAGTGACGTGCTCGCGGTCGCCGAGCATCGCCGCGGGGAGCTCCGTGACGTCTCCTACGAGCTGGTGACGGTCGGCAGTCAGCTCGCGGACGCGACGGGCGGCGACCTCCACGTGGCGGTCGTCTCCGGGGACGTCGACCGGTACGCGGAGGAGCTGGACGTCGAGGGCGTGGACACGATCCACACGGTCGAGGACGGCGAGGAGTTCAATCACGACGTGTACGCGCAGGTCGTCGAACAGCTCTACGACGCGGTCGACCCGCAGGTCCTGTTGACGCCGAACAGCGTGAACGGGCTGGATTACGGGCCGGCGGTCGCGAACGCGCTCGACCTGACGTACGTGAGCGACGCGGTCGACGTCGAGCTCGAGGGGTCGACGCTCACGGCGACGCGCGAGATGTACGGCGGGAAGGTGGAGACGACGACGGAGGTCGAGGCTGACGCGGTCGCGGTCTCCATCCGGAGCGCGGAGTGGCCGGCGACCGAGGCTGCCGGCGACGCGGTCGTCGAGTCGTTCGACGCGACGATCGACGAGAGCGCCGTGAAGTCGACGGTGACCGGCTTCGAGGAGGTCGGCGGCGGCGACGTCGACATCACGGAGGCGGACGTCCTGGTGTCCGTGGGTCGCGGGATCGAGGAGGAGGAGAACCTCGACCTCGTGCGCGACCTCGCGGACGCGCTCGACGCGACGCTGTCGTCCTCGCGCCCGATCGTGGACAACGGCTGGCTCCCGAAGAACCGCCAGGTCGGGCAGTCCGGGAAGGTCGTGACGCCGGAGTTCTACATCGCGATCGGCATCTCGGGTGCGGTCCAGCACGTCGCCGGGATGAAGGGCGCGGAGAACATCGTCGCGATCAACACGGACCCGAACGCGCCGATCTTCGACATCGCGGACTACGGTATCGTCGACGACCTCTTCGACGTCGTGCCGGCGCTCATCGAGGAGTTCGAGGGCTGA